gcggtcgaagatgttgacaGGTTTAAaatcaggaatgaagttcgaaagttttatgaacaggtgaaacgaaattcacaggtacataaacctagaactgaaggctgcaaagacgaaagtggaaacatcatagtggaaccgcagtgaatgctgaggatatggaaggatcacatcggtagactgtataacggcgacgaggaaccgaattccgctgttaagcaggatgatccattcaacttagacgaaagccaacaatcccgtccccccgacttagacgaagtaaagatttccatatctaagctgaagtttaaTAAAGCCGCTTAAGCGGATGGCATGAATGCCGAGCTGTTTAAAGcaagctggagataagttggttgggagcatgcaccaacttatctgtaagatatggtcagaagaaagcatgcccgatgaatggaacctcagtattgtttgccccaTCCTGGAAAAAAGGCGACcccctaaactgcaccaactatagattaatcagtctacttaacatcgcctataaaatcttctctgtcataatatttgaacgtctaaagttcatcgtcaacaacctgataggtcgttatcagtgtggttttaaaccaggaaagcccacagtcttcgatcaaatattcagataacggcagatcctgggaaaacccaagaacatcaagtggccgcatgtgacagcatatacagggacgagctgtataaagccatgtctagttttggcatccctgccttACTGCTagataaaggttggaaacaacttaacagaacctttcgatgtcaaaaaaggttttagacaacgcgatgcgctgtcatgcgatttttttaatatcgtgctagaaagaatagtgcagagctcacacgtcaacactagaggcactatatttcaaaattctgtccaattactagcatatgctgattacattgacataatcggaagaactcagcgtgatgatttgtgagtattgaggcagaggcggcaaaaatatttttaacggttaatgagggcaaaacaaagtacatgctgtcatcaagaaaggacatacaacaacgacgtcttggtcaaaacgtcaccatcgacagacgtaactttgaggtagtcaaggacttcgtctacctaggctccgctgtaatagcagaaaacaacaccagcgttgagatcaaacgcagaataactcttgctaaccgctgtttctttgggctaagaaagcaattgagtggtagagtcctctcttgagggaccaaagtgtgggtatataagactcttatcatccccgtcctgctataggatgcagaagcattgactatgacaaaagcggttgAAAGCATTTTAgatcggttcgagagaaaagttgttcgtgtgatctacggtcccatatgcatcgaaggggagtggaggagaagatggaacgacgagctgtaccgGCTGtaaagcgacgtagacttagccagaagggtataAGTCAaacaactaagatggctgggtgacgtagagcgcatggaaatcaatgatccggcccggaaagtcctCGAATCCACACCCTCAGGACTGcggagtagaggaagaccgcggatcaggtgacctcacccaacttgtagcgcgaaactggagacatctagctagggaccgggctagatggagaagtttgttgggtgagttcacacaggactgtagcgtcactgtaagttagtaagtaagttttgATTCATGAAGCAATTGTGGATTTTCAAGCGACCAATACGGCATATTTTGCTTATCGTTGatcccattgagccaaaaaaaaCTTCGTCACTTGCGTCATTGCGTTTACCGACTCAAAATATCAgtagaaacatttattttttgcagaCGTAGTTCGTTCGTGAGCTTTATCATAAAAATGTTGAGTTTGTTGAATAAATTGACATTGACAGTTGGAAGATTAATGAAAGGTGGCGTTCGAAAATTAAGTGCAAAGTTGTCAAGTCACTCTCGAGAAATCTTTTACTTACGAAtagcaaaataatatttgacaGTTAAAAGCTTAATAATTCAACTCCATCCTTACAAAtctaacaaaaattactttaatttgaTGATTATAGTccataacaattttgtgtaattatcgttcaattaaataattattaggTAAATACATAAtccaacaattattttataattagagagagtttaacaaaattattggcTTTAGTGTTTTCGAGTGTTTTCTATTATTGCGGTTTAGTAAATCGTAAATCgttataaaatttaaccaaTAAAACTAAGTTCCACTTAACATGTAAAATGAACATTCCACGAGGATTGTTGCTTCAGATAAAATGTCTGAAGATTTTGGGTCTGTTCCCAGTTGAATTCGATGGAagtgaattgaatttaatttgtaaatcaCCTCAACGACACGCATGCGGACTAGCCTTAGCCACCTCGTGCTTCGTAATGCTGTTCGCGACCTTGTTTTGCCTTTTCGATTCAATTTACAATACAGCACCATCGCATTACAATAAAACCGGTATGACATTCGAACTAATTGCAACTCAAATTGCCGGCTTCTGTCAAATCACCGTtaatttgtgtttatatttcgGCAGTGTTCATAGTTTTCGAATAATAGTAAATGTCATAAAGTTCGAAAATAAGTACATTTGGAAGAAAACTGACAATGACATAACGTTGTGTCTCTTTCGTTGGTATTTGGGAATTTGTGTCTTATGCGCATTGAATATGATTTATTTGTACATAATTGTTGGAAATTGGCGTctaatgttgttttttcaaGCCATGACATATTTACTACAGATGATATTTAGTGGACTTATTGCAGTTTATTATACATCATTGGTTGTGATTTTGAATAGAATAATGGAATGTATCAATGCACAAATAactagaaatattttaatggtACAGTGTAATTCTAATGGGAGATGTCTCCTCAAACAGGTACTTAATGATAGAagtgaaattataaaattatgtgAATCGGATATAAGTGAGTTTTATGGTGTTCCCGTGATATGTATTTTGGCATGTGTAGTTATAAACGCACCAGTGGGCCCTTATTTTGGACTGTCTCTCTTGGAAGTGAGTGACGTTATGGATTTTCATAAGgtcttattgttttttataagcACGAATTTCATATGGTTCtttcaatttatgtttattgCTGTGATGATTTTGTATTTGGATGTCAATAAAGTGGTATGTTAATGTGTgtaatatcaaaatatattatttaaaagttccATACAATTGATAGAGATTTTAAGAATCTTAGATTCTCAATTTATAGATAAGTTTGCGAATGTGTCccttcaataaataaatctttataattttcaaactttataacCTTAAAAATTTTCCTCAACTATTCTGGTTTATAACGAAGAGCGTTCAATGAGTATTCATACAGAAGATCCCAACCTAGTTCTCCATTCTAGATGTTGATCGTTTCTTCTAAACCAAGATACCCAAAATAGCGCTTAGGAACTTCTTGAGTATTGGACAAACTCTCAGGAAATGAAATACATCTTCGCGTTCTTAGCGCTTTCGGAACTCCTTGAGTATTGAACAAAATCCCAGGAAATGAAATATATATTCGCGTTCTTTGCGATTGCATAAATCGCACAATATTGGCAATTCTGGATGGTGAGGAATGTACTTCAAATTCACTTCTTACTTTGAGTAACAAGCTGATTTTTTGTGAACCGTTTTTGGCAAAGAAGTAGTAGATGCTTCAGCTTCACTCATATACTTATCGTTCATCATGTTGCCGACTTTTTTCAGAAAGTCATCAAAATTCGAATTGCTTATTTGCGAAAACCTCCTTTTTTGCCGATGTTTTTTAGGGCGCTGCATTCTTGATAATGCTCGTTAGAATGTTCATGTCttgattttaagtaatttaagttTCGAGCTGTCTGTTTAGGTTTCTTTGGAATAGCTCTCTATATAGCTGTCTTTCCATTGaagctttgaaagaaaagtaaGGGCAGGTCCAGTTATCTCCATacgaaatgttttcattttaaaggaTACCTCTAGCGGCATGTAATTCGAAAATGTATTTACTCCTActctaaaatgttcaaaaaagagGAACCAATCTCCAGACAGAAAATAATAATCGATCACTCAACCAGCGGTTCCGCGGATGAAAGTGAGTTCACCATTGCGATCACCTTAACAGCTTCCATTTAGAACTCGACAGTTCACAGCATCTGCCAACTCAAGCATTTTGGTCCTTTTGAATCGCACACCTTGTTCTTTGATGAACGGTCGCAACGAATATGGGTTCTGTCTGCTCagctattaaaattatttgtacacCACTACTTCCTCAACCAAATATGTTACTTTTAACAGATGGTATGGATTCAATTTCGTAGCtcataaaaatattcttaaaactaGTTTCATCAAAATCAATAATATGGGTttctaataatataaatatgtacatcaaattggttaatataattaaaaactcagtaaataaacttttgtttttaagcctGGCGACATTATAGCTTATGATTTTAAAGCGGTATTCACATAAGCGCGACaaacgaacaacgaatgaattacaaaatgtgagtttatatacgtttgaagacatatttccacccaaattcttaacaaaacgatgagaatatagtttctattttatttatgatacatacttttacttttttttattcgtcgcgaaaaaaattgttgttcatacgaactgtcaaactttatccGCGTAACACAGTATCCCCACTCGCAACGAATATAATAATcgtgcgtacttaacctaaagcctagtacatacttgtgaaccatctcgtgaacccatacaaatttcagtttttcgttcacccgtgaacttgctcgtgaagcttagtggagaacaaagtggagagttttcgttcacgggcaattcacgtgcaaaatgtacgggaactgttggtgaagctttgacatttggtttccgcattttaaagtttgtggcTGCTTGCgcgttgttctaaaaaaaaagttaaaatggtgTCATATGAAATAGAATACCTATTTGAAGATTCAACTGATGAAGTTGACGATGTTGGCCtctcaaaaacagcaaaaaaaaatgtcaaatgttcacaacgtgtactcacaagtgtgtaccagtgagcaatgtcaaaagttcactttctccactggcgaacgttcacttcacgaggaagtatgtactaggcttaaaaatataattcttgttttggttcatTCGCGACGAACTAAAAACTctcatttaaaagaaatgtcaaaatcgatgaatattcgttggtcgttggtcgtgctcatgtgaatagtgcttaagtgCTGAAacattaatggctgaatcacaaacacgcttcagcttcggcttcgcctgacgtttacgagttcagccataggaattcaatgcttgctatcacaatgaagcttcgacctcacgttttgtttgacaatcgtaaggaaaagaacgtaatgtaacgcaatgtgactccaaacggaagctctagttcaattatctgaacatttgctttgtctgacagctcatcagctgtaaaaaatgtcaacaaacaaaatatttgctctttggagggatgaaataatagaaatgtcattcaaagcaacctcgaagcaggcctaacgtaacgcagatgaagccgaagctgaagcgtgtatgtgtttcagccataaagttCGCCTGGCAGACGGATTCTTTTCAGTTAGATGAAGTATTGTGTGAAAATCTACTTACAATTTGTACATCGGTTCTAGGTTCCATTGTGGTTGCACCTCTTGCATTTTGCAGTTTGACGTTTCTACCAGTGGCTGACATTGACACTTCattattgttgtttatattttcagattccaatttatttaataatttttttaaagaatgaggAATCTCCCTAATGTAGTGTTTTATTACAGCCAAACTGTCTTTATTGCTCCCATTATTGAGCCCAAGCGATTCATCCCATGTAAAAACAGCGTCTTCCACATGCAGCCTATCGTCTTTTCGAAGATTTTCATTCTAGGTTTTGACTAGCGGAGTACCTTCATTATGGATACCATCTTACTTTTTCTTTGGGGCATTACGTGTTAAATCTTTGTTGatacttatttttgttaatttaagttTCTTCGCGTttggtaaaacatttaaagctaTTGCTCAGGACTTCAATTTCAGAGTTGTTTTCATTTCCGTCGAGTAGTCCAGCGCATACGGTTTTGGCCTTTTGAACTGGGTCGATGTGAAGATCAATGTGCAAATGTACTACAACATTGTCTTCGATGCTTTTTTGCATAAGTCAATCAATTTGTGTCTCGAGTATCTTATCCCGACTTTCCAGGAAGACAACTTTTGCAGATAACtcgtcttgttttgtttttagggcAAACAAGTCGGCATAGAGCAATTGAAAGTCGGCTTTCGAAATAAGTTCTcagacaattttaaattgttttccgcTGGGATTTCCTTCATTTGGTCTACACTGATTCCAGACATTTCCACT
This window of the Eupeodes corollae chromosome 3, idEupCoro1.1, whole genome shotgun sequence genome carries:
- the LOC129951269 gene encoding gustatory and pheromone receptor 39a-like isoform X1; protein product: MNIPRGLLLQIKCLKILGLFPVEFDGSELNLICKSPQRHACGLALATSCFVMLFATLFCLFDSIYNTAPSHYNKTGMTFELIATQIAGFCQITVNLCLYFGSVHSFRIIVNVIKFENKYIWKKTDNDITLCLFRWYLGICVLCALNMIYLYIIVGNWRLMLFFQAMTYLLQMIFSGLIAVYYTSLVVILNRIMECINAQITRNILMVQCNSNGRCLLKQVLNDRSEIIKLCESDISEFYGVPVICILACVVINAPVGPYFGLSLLEVSDVMDFHKVLLFFISTNFIWFFQFMFIAVMILYLDVNKVANETTRILSRISRRGNGIEKMVDKFLMKNMQQKPILTAYGFFPLNKTTLFKIFAAIFTYMVILIQFKDMENTNKKLSTSTDLTTITTMSSYSSVIEK